A portion of the Halopelagius inordinatus genome contains these proteins:
- a CDS encoding DUF7471 family protein — MLSPAHAGAHGGFDGPLAAVLLLAGVGSLVVAGLAVGALVRRRSRSFLLVALALVTLAARTAVAGATMAGMVDTSAHHLLEHGLDVVMAGLVIAAVYYARRTERAAKGEKR; from the coding sequence ATGTTGTCACCAGCACACGCGGGTGCCCACGGCGGGTTCGACGGACCGCTCGCGGCGGTGTTGTTACTCGCCGGAGTCGGGTCGCTCGTCGTGGCGGGCCTCGCGGTGGGCGCACTCGTCCGCAGACGGTCGCGCTCGTTCCTCCTCGTGGCGCTCGCGCTGGTGACGCTGGCGGCGCGGACGGCAGTCGCCGGAGCGACGATGGCCGGGATGGTGGATACGTCGGCGCACCACCTGTTGGAACACGGCCTCGACGTCGTCATGGCCGGACTCGTCATCGCGGCCGTCTACTACGCGCGACGGACCGAGCGCGCCGCAAAAGGAGAAAAGAGATGA
- a CDS encoding amidohydrolase, with translation MTNTLLVAGGRVLGPDMTVERADVVADRETGRIEAVGPDAADEYDADETLDAEGCLVMPGLVNAHTHAAMTLLRGYADDKPLGPWLREDIWPAEAALEPEDVRAGTELGVVEMIRSGTTAFADMYFDVDEVVAAVEAAGVRARVGHGVVTVAKDDEDAAADVEESLRVAREFDGAADGRVSTAFMPHSLTTVGEEFLREGVETARQEGIPVHIHANETTEEVEPIVEERGERPLSYADDVGLLDEANFLAHGVHTDDEEISLLAERGAAVVHCPASNTKLASGIAPVQKMLDAGVTVGIGTDGAASNNDLDMFDELRDAAMIGKLGADDAAAVPAAAAVEAATAGSATAIGIDAGRIETGALADLAVVEFDAPHLAPTHDYVSHLAYAVRGSDVRHTVCDGRVLMRDREILTLDEERVVAEARERAEHLVERAES, from the coding sequence ATGACGAACACGCTGTTGGTCGCGGGCGGGCGGGTACTCGGCCCCGACATGACCGTCGAACGGGCGGACGTCGTCGCGGACCGAGAGACGGGAAGAATCGAAGCCGTCGGCCCCGACGCGGCCGACGAGTACGACGCAGACGAGACGCTCGACGCCGAGGGCTGTCTGGTGATGCCCGGACTCGTCAACGCCCACACGCACGCCGCGATGACGCTCCTCCGCGGATACGCCGACGACAAACCGCTCGGCCCGTGGCTTCGCGAGGATATCTGGCCCGCCGAGGCCGCCCTCGAACCCGAGGACGTGCGCGCCGGGACGGAACTCGGCGTCGTGGAGATGATTCGCTCGGGGACGACGGCCTTCGCGGACATGTACTTCGACGTGGACGAAGTCGTCGCCGCAGTCGAGGCGGCGGGCGTCCGCGCCCGCGTCGGTCACGGCGTCGTCACCGTCGCCAAAGACGACGAAGACGCCGCCGCGGACGTCGAAGAGAGTCTCCGCGTCGCCCGCGAGTTCGACGGCGCGGCCGACGGGCGCGTCTCGACGGCGTTCATGCCGCACTCGCTCACCACCGTCGGCGAGGAGTTCCTCCGCGAGGGCGTCGAAACGGCGCGACAGGAGGGGATTCCGGTCCACATCCACGCCAACGAGACGACCGAGGAGGTGGAGCCGATAGTCGAGGAACGCGGCGAACGCCCCCTCTCGTACGCCGACGACGTGGGACTGCTCGACGAGGCGAACTTCCTCGCGCACGGCGTCCACACCGACGACGAGGAGATTTCGCTCTTGGCCGAACGCGGCGCGGCGGTCGTCCACTGCCCGGCGTCGAACACGAAACTCGCCTCGGGCATCGCGCCGGTCCAGAAGATGCTCGACGCGGGCGTCACCGTCGGCATCGGAACCGACGGCGCGGCGTCGAACAACGACCTCGACATGTTCGACGAACTCCGCGACGCCGCGATGATAGGGAAACTCGGCGCGGACGACGCCGCGGCGGTTCCCGCGGCGGCGGCGGTGGAGGCGGCCACCGCCGGAAGCGCAACAGCCATCGGCATCGACGCCGGTCGAATCGAAACCGGGGCGTTGGCCGACCTCGCGGTCGTGGAGTTCGACGCGCCGCACCTCGCGCCGACGCACGACTACGTGAGTCACCTCGCGTACGCCGTCCGCGGGTCGGACGTTCGCCACACGGTCTGTGACGGGCGGGTCCTCATGCGGGACCGAGAGATTCTGACGCTCGACGAGGAACGCGTCGTCGCCGAGGCGCGCGAACGCGCCGAGCATCTGGTCGAACGCGCCGAGAGCTAA
- a CDS encoding helix-turn-helix domain-containing protein has product MLVTRTEADIDASDAELLTLMGSDAANAILRTVTEPMTVKEIHQFAEIPLSTAYREVNRLADANLLDERVRLDPNRGKHVAQYVRTFDTIEIKMTDDGVVVQLLS; this is encoded by the coding sequence ATGCTGGTCACCCGCACCGAGGCTGATATCGACGCGTCCGACGCCGAACTGCTCACCCTCATGGGTTCGGACGCCGCGAACGCGATACTTCGGACGGTCACGGAGCCGATGACGGTCAAGGAGATACACCAGTTCGCCGAGATTCCGCTCTCGACCGCGTACCGCGAGGTGAACCGCCTCGCGGACGCGAACCTCCTCGACGAACGGGTTCGGCTCGACCCCAATCGGGGAAAACACGTCGCGCAGTACGTCCGCACGTTCGACACCATCGAAATCAAGATGACCGACGACGGCGTCGTCGTGCAGTTGCTCTCTTAG
- a CDS encoding adenosylhomocysteinase: MSESTYAPISDHLDDVEAARADGRRKMDWALQHMPILQELREQFEESKPFDGRVIGMAMHVEAKTANLVELLALGGADVAITGCNPLSTHNDVSAALDAHDSITSYAKRGVDEDEYYDAMHAVVSHDPDVTVDDGMDLVFLVHEEYPELVDTILGGAEETTTGVHRLRAMDEDGELNYPVFAVNDTPMKRLFDNVHGTGESSLANIAMTTNLSWASKNVVVAGYGYCGKGVAKKAAGQNANVIVTEVEPRRALEAHMEGYDVMPMNEAAEVGDVFLTTTGNRDVVTREDFEVMQDGAVLANAGHFDIEIDLDALSDLAVDEYEARDGIDAYEMDDGRRINVLAEGRLVNLASPIALGHPVEVMDQSFGVQAVCVRELVENADDYGPGVHDVPDELDVEVAEIKLAAEGVDIDALTDTQEEYMGSWSHGT; encoded by the coding sequence ATGAGCGAATCTACCTACGCTCCGATAAGCGACCACCTCGACGACGTCGAGGCGGCGCGCGCGGACGGCCGACGGAAGATGGACTGGGCGCTTCAGCACATGCCCATCCTGCAGGAACTCCGCGAGCAGTTCGAGGAGTCGAAACCGTTCGACGGGCGGGTCATCGGGATGGCGATGCACGTCGAAGCGAAGACGGCGAACCTCGTCGAACTGCTCGCCCTCGGCGGCGCGGACGTCGCCATCACCGGCTGTAACCCCCTCTCGACGCACAACGACGTGAGCGCCGCACTCGACGCGCACGACAGCATCACCTCGTACGCAAAGCGCGGCGTCGACGAAGACGAGTACTACGACGCGATGCACGCCGTCGTCTCGCACGACCCGGACGTCACCGTCGACGACGGGATGGACCTCGTCTTCCTCGTCCACGAGGAGTACCCCGAACTCGTAGACACCATCCTCGGCGGCGCAGAAGAGACGACGACGGGCGTCCACCGCCTCCGCGCGATGGACGAGGACGGCGAACTGAACTACCCCGTCTTCGCCGTCAACGACACGCCGATGAAGCGCCTGTTCGACAACGTCCACGGCACCGGCGAGTCCTCTCTCGCCAACATCGCCATGACGACGAACCTCTCGTGGGCGTCGAAGAACGTCGTCGTCGCCGGATACGGCTACTGCGGGAAGGGCGTCGCGAAGAAGGCCGCAGGGCAGAACGCGAACGTCATCGTCACGGAAGTCGAACCGCGCCGCGCCCTCGAAGCCCACATGGAGGGGTACGACGTGATGCCGATGAACGAGGCGGCGGAAGTCGGCGATGTGTTCCTCACGACGACGGGCAACCGCGACGTCGTCACCCGCGAGGATTTCGAGGTGATGCAGGACGGGGCCGTCCTCGCGAACGCCGGTCACTTCGACATCGAAATCGACCTCGACGCTCTCTCCGACCTCGCGGTCGACGAGTACGAGGCCCGAGACGGAATCGACGCCTACGAGATGGACGACGGCCGCCGCATCAACGTCCTCGCGGAGGGCCGACTCGTCAATCTCGCGTCGCCCATCGCCCTCGGCCACCCGGTGGAGGTCATGGACCAGTCGTTCGGCGTGCAGGCCGTCTGCGTCCGCGAACTCGTCGAGAACGCCGACGACTACGGCCCCGGCGTCCACGACGTGCCGGACGAACTCGACGTGGAAGTCGCCGAGATAAAACTCGCCGCCGAGGGCGTCGACATCGACGCTCTCACCGACACGCAAGAAGAGTACATGGGCAGTTGGAGCCACGGGACGTAA
- a CDS encoding HAD family hydrolase, which translates to MTYSATDGPYDAYVFDVDGVLVELPSRDALGEAAARTFSRFGLESPSRDGVRALVTGDVERITDLCRSAGVDRSAFCTRAARETYRAQKRELEQGLRTLYDDVSALSDLSAPSALVSNNLRRVVEEVVDRFDLRTRLGVESVRAPAFTPEDLARTKPDPHYLRAACEDVGVEPERTLYVGDEPVDVAAATRAGADSALLRRESRDEDAARSTPDDFDAGEPTYVVESLRELVA; encoded by the coding sequence ATGACCTACTCGGCGACCGACGGCCCGTACGACGCGTACGTCTTCGACGTCGACGGCGTCCTCGTGGAACTGCCGAGTCGGGACGCCCTCGGAGAGGCGGCCGCGCGCACGTTCTCGCGGTTCGGCCTCGAATCGCCCTCCCGGGACGGCGTCCGCGCTCTCGTCACCGGCGACGTCGAACGCATCACCGACCTCTGTCGCTCCGCGGGCGTGGACCGAAGCGCGTTCTGCACGCGGGCGGCCCGAGAGACCTACCGCGCGCAGAAGCGCGAACTCGAACAGGGACTCCGCACGCTGTACGACGACGTGAGCGCTCTCTCCGACCTCTCCGCGCCGAGTGCGCTCGTGAGCAACAACCTCCGTCGCGTCGTCGAGGAAGTCGTAGACCGGTTCGACCTGCGGACCCGTCTCGGCGTCGAGTCCGTCCGCGCGCCCGCGTTCACGCCCGAGGACCTCGCGCGGACGAAACCCGACCCGCACTACCTCCGCGCGGCGTGCGAAGACGTCGGCGTCGAACCCGAGCGAACGCTGTACGTCGGCGACGAACCCGTGGACGTTGCGGCGGCGACTCGCGCGGGCGCGGACTCGGCGCTCCTCCGGCGCGAGAGCCGAGACGAGGACGCCGCACGCTCGACGCCCGACGACTTCGACGCGGGCGAACCGACGTACGTCGTCGAGAGTCTCCGCGAGTTGGTGGCGTAA
- the hjc gene encoding Holliday junction resolvase Hjc, protein MSSNRKGDRRERELVNKLDEAGFAVMRAPASGSATERELPDVLAGNGEVFYAIEAKSSSGNPIYLTGEEVEALIYFAQNFGAKSRIAVRFDREDWYFFHPGDLYVTDGGNYRVKKETALAEGEAFDSFVGGPSQSRLTDVADDETGA, encoded by the coding sequence ATGTCTTCGAACCGAAAAGGGGACCGCCGCGAACGGGAACTCGTCAACAAACTCGACGAGGCCGGATTCGCGGTGATGCGGGCGCCCGCGTCCGGAAGCGCGACCGAACGCGAACTGCCGGACGTTCTCGCGGGTAACGGCGAGGTGTTCTACGCCATCGAGGCAAAGTCCAGTTCCGGGAACCCCATCTACCTCACCGGCGAGGAAGTCGAGGCTCTCATCTACTTCGCACAGAACTTCGGCGCGAAATCCCGCATCGCCGTCCGATTCGACCGGGAGGACTGGTACTTCTTTCACCCCGGCGACCTGTACGTGACCGACGGCGGCAACTACCGCGTGAAAAAAGAGACGGCCCTCGCGGAGGGCGAGGCGTTCGACTCGTTCGTCGGCGGCCCCTCACAGAGTCGGTTGACGGACGTCGCAGACGACGAGACGGGGGCGTAA
- a CDS encoding SWIM zinc finger family protein, with protein sequence MTHTRNTPASNTKSRPRRRAVRQKTTLPASGFVGRARRARENPMAVRPLRDGRYVVETDGGTYVVDTEADTCTCPDSAIRDAECKHLRRVRIEIADGLIPAPDERASVCAVCGGRTYVPRFESGPVLCDRHDHAPGDLVRDRETKSLLVVLRATGDRADRSRTESDRPVAEYETNADYGSHEPVFEAVYVDSVPLVEDVAELRAKKRYLFPASRLVPVESGFAREQVRRTLAGSLPGGESRTTQATLG encoded by the coding sequence ATGACGCACACACGAAATACACCCGCGTCTAACACGAAGTCTCGCCCCCGCCGCCGCGCGGTCAGACAGAAGACGACGCTCCCGGCGTCCGGGTTCGTCGGGCGCGCCCGCCGCGCCCGCGAGAACCCGATGGCCGTCCGTCCCCTCCGCGACGGCCGGTACGTCGTCGAGACGGACGGTGGGACCTACGTGGTAGACACCGAAGCCGACACCTGCACCTGTCCCGACAGCGCGATTCGCGACGCCGAGTGCAAACACCTCCGACGGGTCAGAATCGAGATAGCCGACGGCCTGATTCCGGCCCCCGACGAACGCGCGTCGGTCTGTGCCGTCTGCGGCGGTCGGACGTACGTGCCGCGGTTCGAGTCCGGCCCCGTCCTCTGTGACCGCCACGACCACGCGCCGGGCGACTTGGTGCGCGACAGAGAGACGAAGAGTCTGCTCGTCGTCCTTCGGGCGACGGGTGACAGAGCAGACCGGTCGCGGACCGAGTCGGACCGCCCCGTCGCGGAGTACGAGACGAACGCCGACTACGGCTCTCACGAACCCGTCTTCGAGGCCGTCTACGTGGATTCGGTCCCGTTGGTCGAGGACGTGGCGGAACTGAGAGCCAAAAAGCGGTATCTGTTCCCCGCGTCGCGTCTCGTCCCCGTCGAATCCGGGTTCGCGAGAGAGCAAGTGCGCCGGACGCTGGCCGGGTCTCTCCCCGGCGGCGAGTCCCGGACGACGCAGGCGACACTCGGCTGA
- a CDS encoding DUF7472 family protein: MTIEAEMRRKIVASVVAVGFFVALIIGVGVTFDNLTSGTGGLALIGAISLFIVSMGVLGLWLDR, encoded by the coding sequence ATGACAATCGAAGCGGAGATGCGTCGTAAGATAGTCGCCTCCGTCGTCGCGGTCGGGTTCTTCGTCGCACTCATCATCGGCGTCGGCGTGACGTTCGACAACTTGACCTCGGGTACGGGTGGCCTCGCTCTCATCGGTGCAATCTCTCTTTTCATCGTCTCGATGGGCGTCCTCGGCCTCTGGCTGGACCGGTAG
- a CDS encoding DNA primase, producing the protein MDPLHARYPFFGGARDAVRETDISPAALIAEDAPAVERGLERVERALMEGTVEADEPHRWDEREELLSYPIARILVSLVDTPAAVEKYAAAEAATAQTRFLTDFEADDDELQSMRTRRASLESVLEEFGLSGDVRPERDGERRGRDPTHYWVALGSYLTLADADWGERWRLVNREVADGSVRVTRDELHRTLEEAVRRRVAEGLPFEVRGSPAGEEIADALDEEVAELRDLLNDHDAAGSAAVEAVVPDLFPPCMKTLVRRVREGETLAPHSEFSLVSFLVGVGMDETEVTTLLDADDAETADRLETRVAYLADADGSQFAPPTCATLKAYDDCTDPDERCETISHPLSYYESAVRDAGDVRDWRETVAEGE; encoded by the coding sequence ATGGACCCGCTCCACGCGCGCTACCCGTTCTTCGGCGGCGCGCGCGACGCCGTTCGGGAGACAGACATCTCTCCGGCGGCCCTCATCGCCGAAGACGCACCCGCAGTAGAGCGCGGGTTAGAGCGGGTCGAACGCGCCCTCATGGAGGGCACCGTCGAAGCCGATGAGCCGCACCGGTGGGACGAACGCGAGGAACTCCTCTCGTACCCCATCGCCCGCATCCTCGTCTCCTTGGTCGACACCCCGGCGGCCGTCGAGAAGTACGCCGCGGCGGAAGCCGCCACCGCCCAGACCCGGTTTCTCACCGACTTCGAGGCCGACGACGACGAGTTACAGAGCATGCGGACGCGCCGGGCGTCGCTCGAAAGCGTCCTCGAAGAGTTCGGTCTCTCGGGCGACGTCCGACCCGAACGAGACGGCGAACGCCGCGGGCGCGACCCGACGCACTACTGGGTCGCCCTCGGGTCGTATCTGACGCTCGCGGACGCCGACTGGGGCGAGCGCTGGCGTCTCGTCAACCGCGAGGTGGCCGACGGGTCGGTCCGGGTGACGAGAGACGAACTCCACCGGACGCTCGAAGAGGCGGTGCGCCGACGGGTCGCCGAGGGCCTCCCGTTCGAGGTGCGCGGCAGTCCGGCGGGCGAGGAGATAGCCGACGCACTCGACGAGGAGGTGGCGGAACTCCGCGACCTGCTGAACGACCACGACGCCGCCGGGAGCGCGGCGGTAGAGGCGGTGGTTCCGGACCTCTTTCCGCCCTGCATGAAGACGCTCGTACGACGGGTTCGCGAGGGCGAGACGCTCGCGCCGCACTCGGAGTTCTCTCTCGTCTCGTTTCTCGTCGGCGTCGGGATGGACGAGACGGAGGTGACGACGCTCTTAGACGCCGACGACGCGGAGACGGCAGACAGACTGGAGACGCGCGTGGCGTACCTCGCGGACGCGGACGGGTCGCAGTTCGCGCCGCCGACCTGTGCGACGCTGAAGGCGTACGACGACTGCACGGACCCCGACGAGCGCTGCGAGACGATTTCGCATCCGCTCTCGTACTACGAGAGCGCGGTCAGAGACGCTGGCGACGTCCGCGACTGGCGCGAGACGGTCGCGGAAGGCGAGTGA
- a CDS encoding DUF7474 family protein has protein sequence MPQFDYPCPDCRATNSLHDADCRFEGTPWPDVEKAYTDVVAHLSAEPTDEDDLQSLVHGGWGPLHRAAVERLKRDGRVDEANGVLRLLTAAEFREEVSVPGREPMKTLYRHGSYPGCHDNAVFAMIAWYEMVGLSWSETRENVADWLRESGSWDRGGFEEATPEQLVDKKRHVYEAGYGWKEKAESAKRVIDRHR, from the coding sequence GTGCCGCAGTTCGACTACCCGTGCCCCGACTGCCGGGCCACGAACAGCCTCCACGACGCCGACTGCCGGTTCGAGGGGACGCCGTGGCCCGACGTCGAGAAGGCGTACACAGACGTGGTCGCGCATCTCTCGGCGGAACCGACCGACGAGGACGACCTTCAGAGCCTCGTCCACGGCGGTTGGGGCCCGCTTCACCGCGCGGCAGTGGAACGACTGAAGCGCGACGGCCGCGTCGACGAAGCCAACGGCGTCCTCCGCCTTCTGACCGCAGCGGAGTTCCGCGAGGAGGTGTCCGTCCCGGGCCGAGAACCGATGAAGACGCTCTACCGCCACGGCAGTTACCCCGGCTGTCACGACAACGCCGTCTTCGCGATGATAGCGTGGTACGAGATGGTCGGCCTCTCGTGGTCGGAGACGCGCGAGAACGTCGCAGACTGGCTCCGCGAGAGCGGTTCGTGGGACCGCGGCGGGTTCGAGGAGGCGACGCCCGAACAGTTGGTAGACAAGAAACGGCACGTCTACGAGGCGGGTTACGGCTGGAAGGAGAAAGCCGAGTCCGCAAAGCGCGTCATCGACCGCCACCGGTAG
- a CDS encoding MFS transporter: MSTPESASAGTDPADVPPEASVDAPKRALAIVIGIVFVDLLGFGVVIPVLPFYVRSFAVSDVFIGLLAASYSAMQFLSAPLLGRLSDSRGRRRVLMLSLAGNTVAWTVFGLGTEVGVLFGTLPALATIFASRMLAGAMGGNIATAQAYIADVTPADRRAAALGLVGAAFGLGFVFGPAIGGVFASEEVVATARAVLPGFVPATRFSLPSFVAASLSLVALVAAAAFLPEPDRIRPAANRTTLVGQFTDALADPSIRGFVASFFLVSVAFSGVQVMFIPYAADLYGYDETQTALLLAYIGVLSILNQGVLVGHLSRRYGERRTAVAGASILAVALAVLPFSPALGSAVPGVGGPAWFTGPVLALLLSLAALSLGNSLLNVALSALVSRAASADTQGTAFGVTQGAGSLGRTVGPPSMALLYVVAYWSPFVAGAVLVVPVVAILAARVTRGR; encoded by the coding sequence GTGAGTACACCGGAGAGTGCGTCCGCCGGGACGGACCCGGCCGACGTTCCGCCGGAGGCGTCGGTGGACGCGCCGAAACGCGCCCTCGCGATAGTTATCGGCATCGTCTTCGTCGACTTGCTCGGATTCGGCGTCGTCATCCCCGTCCTCCCCTTTTACGTCCGGAGCTTCGCCGTCAGCGACGTGTTCATCGGTCTGCTCGCCGCCTCCTACTCGGCGATGCAGTTCCTCTCTGCGCCGCTTCTCGGCCGCCTCTCGGACTCCCGCGGCCGCCGCCGCGTGTTGATGCTGTCGCTCGCCGGCAACACCGTCGCGTGGACGGTGTTCGGGTTGGGAACCGAGGTGGGCGTCCTGTTCGGCACTCTGCCCGCGCTGGCGACGATATTCGCCTCGCGGATGCTCGCGGGGGCGATGGGCGGCAACATCGCCACCGCGCAGGCGTACATCGCGGACGTGACGCCCGCGGACCGGCGCGCCGCGGCGCTCGGACTCGTCGGCGCGGCGTTCGGCCTCGGGTTCGTCTTCGGCCCGGCCATCGGCGGCGTGTTCGCGAGCGAGGAGGTAGTCGCGACGGCGCGTGCGGTTCTCCCCGGGTTCGTCCCGGCGACGCGTTTCTCGCTGCCGAGTTTCGTCGCCGCGTCGCTCAGTCTGGTCGCACTCGTCGCCGCCGCGGCGTTCCTCCCGGAACCCGACCGAATTCGACCCGCCGCGAACCGGACGACGCTCGTCGGGCAGTTCACCGACGCCCTCGCGGACCCGTCGATTCGCGGCTTCGTCGCCTCCTTCTTTCTCGTCTCCGTCGCGTTCTCGGGGGTGCAGGTCATGTTCATCCCCTACGCCGCGGACCTGTACGGGTACGACGAGACGCAGACGGCGCTCCTGTTGGCGTACATCGGCGTTCTCAGTATCCTGAATCAGGGCGTCCTCGTGGGCCACCTCTCCCGCCGGTACGGCGAACGCCGAACCGCCGTCGCGGGCGCGTCGATTCTCGCCGTCGCACTCGCGGTGCTCCCGTTCTCGCCCGCTCTCGGGTCGGCCGTTCCGGGCGTCGGCGGCCCCGCGTGGTTCACCGGGCCGGTTCTCGCCTTGCTCCTCTCCTTGGCGGCTCTCTCGCTCGGAAACAGCCTGTTGAACGTCGCCCTCTCCGCACTCGTCTCGCGGGCCGCGTCCGCGGACACGCAGGGCACCGCCTTCGGCGTCACGCAGGGCGCGGGGAGTCTCGGGCGGACGGTCGGTCCGCCCTCGATGGCGTTGCTCTACGTCGTCGCGTACTGGTCGCCGTTCGTCGCGGGCGCGGTACTCGTCGTTCCGGTCGTCGCGATACTCGCCGCACGAGTCACTCGCGGGCGGTAG
- a CDS encoding DNA polymerase sliding clamp, giving the protein MFKAIVSASTLRDALDSVSVLVDECKIRLNEDGLAIRAVDPANVGMVDLSLDAAAFESYEADGGVIGVNLSKLEDFVGMADSSQLVELELDEETRKLNIRIEGLSSTLALIDPDSIRQEPDIPDLDLAAEIVLEGAQLDRGIKAADMVSDHVRLRVDDAEEAFHIQAQGDTDDVDFQLDAGDLIDLTAGEADSLFSLDYLKDMNKAIPKDAEVTVELGQEFPVKLHYRVAEGQGNVTYMLAPRIQSD; this is encoded by the coding sequence ATGTTCAAGGCCATCGTCAGTGCCTCCACGCTCCGGGACGCGCTGGATTCGGTGAGCGTACTCGTCGACGAGTGTAAGATACGACTCAACGAGGACGGACTCGCGATTCGCGCCGTGGACCCCGCGAACGTCGGCATGGTCGACCTGTCTCTCGACGCGGCGGCGTTCGAGTCCTACGAAGCCGACGGCGGCGTCATCGGCGTCAACCTGTCGAAACTCGAAGATTTCGTCGGCATGGCGGATTCGAGCCAACTCGTCGAACTCGAACTCGACGAGGAGACGCGAAAGCTCAACATCCGCATCGAGGGGCTCTCCTCGACGCTGGCGCTCATCGACCCGGACTCCATCCGTCAGGAACCCGACATCCCTGACCTCGATTTGGCCGCCGAAATCGTCCTCGAAGGCGCGCAACTCGACCGCGGTATCAAGGCCGCGGACATGGTCTCGGACCACGTCCGCCTCCGCGTCGACGACGCAGAAGAGGCGTTCCACATCCAAGCGCAGGGCGACACGGACGACGTGGACTTCCAACTCGACGCCGGTGACCTCATCGACCTCACCGCCGGAGAGGCGGACTCGCTTTTCTCCCTGGACTACCTCAAGGACATGAACAAGGCCATCCCGAAGGACGCCGAGGTCACCGTCGAACTCGGTCAGGAGTTCCCCGTCAAACTCCACTACCGCGTCGCCGAAGGGCAGGGGAACGTCACCTACATGCTCGCGCCGCGCATTCAGAGCGACTGA
- a CDS encoding 23S rRNA (uridine(2552)-2'-O)-methyltransferase yields the protein MARKDQYYNKAKQEGYRARSAYKLKQLDEDAGLFGPGNTVVDLGAAPGGWLQVAAEEVGPQGQVVGVDLQRIRDLESDVVETIRGDMTDEETKDELRERIGEEGADVVISDMAPNMTGEYSLDHARSVHLARQAFEVALELLPAGGDLAVKVFDGPDVSDLRADMDEEFQYVRSIRPEASRDSSSEQYLVGKHRITAPVALDDVVEVTIDDVGSEGDGVAKVDGYTLFVSDTEAGDDVRVRVTDLKPNFGFAEVVEE from the coding sequence ATGGCGCGCAAGGACCAGTACTACAACAAAGCGAAACAGGAGGGGTACAGAGCCCGTTCGGCGTACAAACTGAAACAGTTAGACGAGGACGCGGGTCTGTTCGGCCCGGGAAACACCGTGGTGGACTTGGGTGCGGCCCCCGGCGGATGGTTACAGGTCGCCGCCGAGGAAGTCGGCCCGCAGGGACAGGTCGTCGGCGTCGACCTCCAGCGAATCCGCGACTTGGAGTCGGACGTCGTCGAGACCATCCGCGGCGACATGACCGACGAGGAGACGAAAGACGAACTCCGCGAGCGAATCGGCGAGGAGGGCGCGGACGTGGTCATCTCCGACATGGCCCCGAACATGACGGGCGAGTACTCGCTGGACCACGCTCGCTCCGTCCACCTCGCCCGGCAGGCCTTCGAGGTCGCCCTCGAACTGCTCCCGGCGGGCGGTGACCTCGCGGTCAAGGTGTTCGACGGCCCGGACGTCTCCGACCTCCGCGCCGACATGGACGAGGAGTTCCAGTACGTCCGCTCCATCCGTCCGGAGGCCTCCCGAGACTCCTCCTCGGAGCAGTATCTCGTCGGCAAACACCGCATCACCGCGCCCGTCGCCCTCGACGACGTGGTGGAGGTGACAATCGACGACGTGGGGAGCGAAGGCGACGGCGTCGCGAAGGTGGACGGCTACACGCTTTTCGTCTCGGATACGGAGGCGGGCGACGACGTCCGCGTCCGCGTCACCGACCTGAAGCCGAACTTCGGGTTCGCAGAAGTCGTCGAGGAGTGA